One Streptomyces sp. NBC_00193 DNA window includes the following coding sequences:
- a CDS encoding DinB family protein, protein MIDEQRTRPVLVGDERATLTSVLQWQRDTLMMKCAGLSDEQLRRRAVAPSGLSLLGLVRHLAEVERGWFRNVVGGEDVRGYFGKNEAGEWREFHVDDADVAGSFKIWEDACARSRAIVDAAESLDVTGSADGEAYSLHYVLAHMIEEYARHNGHADLLREAIDGTTGE, encoded by the coding sequence ATGATCGATGAACAGCGGACCCGGCCCGTGCTGGTGGGCGACGAACGTGCCACCCTCACCAGCGTTCTCCAGTGGCAGCGGGACACCCTGATGATGAAGTGCGCCGGGCTGTCGGACGAGCAGCTGCGGCGCCGGGCGGTGGCTCCGTCGGGGCTGAGCCTGCTCGGGCTGGTACGGCATCTCGCGGAGGTCGAGCGCGGCTGGTTCCGCAACGTCGTGGGCGGCGAGGACGTGCGCGGGTACTTCGGGAAGAACGAGGCCGGGGAGTGGAGGGAGTTCCACGTGGACGACGCGGACGTCGCCGGCTCGTTCAAGATCTGGGAGGACGCTTGCGCGCGCTCGCGGGCGATCGTGGACGCGGCCGAGTCCCTGGACGTGACCGGCTCCGCCGACGGTGAGGCGTACTCCCTGCACTACGTACTGGCCCACATGATCGAGGAGTACGCCCGGCACAACGGGCACGCCGATCTGCTGCGCGAGGCGATCGACGGGACCACGGGGGAGTAG
- a CDS encoding RNA polymerase sigma-70 factor — translation MTPAEPLPGASSDALGPFTAHRRLLFDVAYRMLGSVVDAEDVLQDAWLSWDRADRAAVLNPRAYLVRTVTNLSLNRLTSARATRETYIGPWLPEPLLTEALPTVPDGAEEVEMAETVSTAMLVVLESLSPLERAVFLLREVFGYAYAEIAEVLGRAEATVRQTGHRARAHVQARRPRFATEPEQRGEVTRRFLAACAGGDLNAVMELLAPEVTAWSDGGGKVTAARRPLHGADHVARWLLGMLAKPSLQAVTLESARVNGEESVVFVYGGVACAALTYDLDAEDGRVVNLRLQVNPEKVAGLAGWGTGGAASGM, via the coding sequence GTGACCCCTGCTGAGCCCCTCCCGGGAGCCTCTTCGGACGCCCTCGGCCCCTTCACCGCCCATCGCCGGCTGCTCTTCGACGTCGCCTACCGGATGCTCGGCAGCGTCGTCGACGCCGAGGACGTCCTCCAGGACGCGTGGCTGAGCTGGGACCGCGCGGACCGGGCCGCGGTCCTCAACCCGCGGGCCTACCTGGTGCGCACGGTCACCAACCTGTCGTTGAACCGGCTCACCTCGGCCCGTGCCACCCGTGAGACCTACATCGGGCCGTGGCTGCCGGAGCCGCTCCTGACCGAGGCCCTGCCGACCGTGCCCGATGGTGCGGAGGAGGTGGAGATGGCCGAGACGGTGTCGACCGCGATGCTGGTGGTGCTGGAGAGCCTGAGCCCGCTGGAGCGCGCCGTGTTCCTGCTGCGGGAGGTGTTCGGGTACGCGTACGCGGAGATCGCCGAGGTGCTGGGCCGCGCGGAGGCGACCGTACGGCAGACCGGGCACCGGGCTCGCGCCCACGTACAGGCCCGGCGGCCGCGGTTCGCCACCGAGCCGGAGCAGCGCGGCGAGGTGACCCGGCGGTTCCTGGCCGCGTGCGCGGGCGGGGACCTGAACGCGGTGATGGAGCTGCTCGCTCCCGAGGTGACGGCCTGGTCGGACGGCGGCGGCAAGGTGACGGCGGCCCGGCGGCCGCTCCACGGGGCCGACCACGTGGCGCGCTGGCTGCTGGGGATGCTGGCCAAGCCCTCGCTGCAGGCGGTGACCCTGGAGTCCGCGCGGGTCAACGGGGAGGAGTCGGTGGTGTTCGTGTACGGGGGAGTCGCGTGTGCGGCGTTGACCTACGACCTGGACGCGGAGGACGGTCGGGTCGTGAACCTGCGGTTGCAGGTGAACCCGGAGAAGGTGGCGGGGCTGGCGGGTTGGGGGACGGGCGGGGCGGCGTCCGGGATGTGA
- a CDS encoding NAD(P)-dependent oxidoreductase, which yields MKVLLAGASGVLGRQAVRALRAAGHEVAGLGRGAGMEVRADLLDREGLLRAVGGLGFDVVVHAATALSGKTMARHQDMAATNALRTEGTVNLLAAARETGARRFVVESMMFGYGYGDHGGAVLGEDDGFGPQGANVWLERHVGAMRTKEELAFTADGIEGVSLRFGLFYGAGVTDVQVVPMLRKRALPVVASKGRALSWVDVADAANAVVAGVESGRPGQAYNIADDEPLGWDAHMRAVAAAFGAPAPMTVPLWVLKPAPLAHTIMSTDLRLSNAKAGRELGWAPTYASSAAGAGALAEAAGVAAA from the coding sequence ATGAAGGTTCTGCTGGCGGGTGCGAGCGGGGTTCTGGGACGGCAGGCGGTACGGGCCCTGCGCGCGGCCGGGCACGAGGTCGCCGGTCTCGGCCGGGGCGCCGGGATGGAGGTCCGGGCCGACCTGCTCGACCGTGAGGGCCTGCTGCGCGCCGTGGGCGGGCTCGGCTTCGACGTGGTGGTGCACGCGGCCACGGCCCTGTCGGGCAAGACCATGGCCCGGCACCAGGACATGGCGGCGACGAACGCGCTGCGCACCGAGGGCACCGTCAACCTGCTGGCCGCCGCGCGGGAGACCGGGGCGCGGCGGTTCGTCGTGGAGTCGATGATGTTCGGCTACGGGTACGGGGACCACGGCGGGGCCGTGCTCGGCGAGGACGACGGCTTCGGGCCGCAGGGGGCGAACGTCTGGCTGGAGCGGCACGTGGGCGCGATGCGGACCAAGGAGGAGCTGGCCTTCACCGCCGACGGGATCGAAGGGGTGAGCCTGCGCTTCGGGCTGTTCTACGGAGCCGGTGTCACCGATGTCCAGGTGGTGCCGATGCTGCGCAAGCGGGCCCTGCCCGTGGTGGCGTCGAAGGGGCGGGCGCTGAGCTGGGTCGACGTGGCCGACGCGGCGAACGCCGTGGTCGCCGGCGTGGAGTCGGGACGGCCCGGGCAGGCGTACAACATCGCCGACGACGAGCCGCTGGGCTGGGACGCGCACATGCGGGCGGTGGCCGCGGCGTTCGGGGCGCCCGCGCCGATGACCGTACCGCTGTGGGTGCTGAAGCCGGCTCCGCTCGCGCACACCATCATGAGCACGGATCTGCGGCTGTCGAACGCCAAGGCGGGGCGTGAGCTGGGCTGGGCGCCGACCTACGCGAGCAGCGCGGCCGGGGCGGGTGCGCTTGCGGAGGCCGCGGGGGTGGCGGCAGCATGA
- a CDS encoding epoxide hydrolase family protein: MGDVEQWAVPFRLDVAQAELDDLGRRLELARWPDEVPGAGRAYGMPLGELRELAGYWRTGYDWRAAEARLNEWPQYTTVIDGARVHFAHLRSPEPDATPLLMTHGWPGSFVEFQKVAGPLTDPRAHGGDPGDAFHLVLPHIPGFALSGPTTERGWEFKRVARAFGVLMERLGYEEYGVQGGDWGAAVSRELGRIRPGNVRGVHLNLLPGGGATAEPRPEELAPLSPAERERTLASWERYRVWARERQGYADIQATRPQTLAYGLNDSPVGLLAWIGEKFAEWADPRCPVDRDQMLTNVTLYWLTGTAGSAARIYYERAHADYQGAPPEVSSTPTALADFPRDNFVPLRHIAARTDRIVRWTSYEKGGHFPAMEVPELLVGDVRAFFRAL; this comes from the coding sequence ATGGGTGATGTGGAGCAGTGGGCGGTGCCGTTCCGGCTGGATGTGGCGCAGGCCGAGTTGGACGATCTGGGGCGGCGGCTGGAGCTGGCGCGTTGGCCCGATGAGGTGCCGGGGGCGGGCCGGGCGTACGGGATGCCGCTCGGGGAGCTCCGTGAGCTCGCGGGGTACTGGCGTACCGGCTACGACTGGCGGGCCGCCGAGGCTCGGTTGAACGAATGGCCGCAGTACACCACCGTCATCGACGGGGCCCGGGTGCACTTCGCACACCTGCGGTCGCCCGAGCCGGATGCGACGCCGCTGCTCATGACCCACGGGTGGCCGGGCTCCTTCGTGGAGTTCCAGAAGGTCGCCGGTCCGCTGACGGATCCGCGGGCGCACGGCGGGGATCCGGGTGATGCCTTTCATCTGGTGCTGCCGCACATCCCCGGCTTCGCCCTGTCCGGGCCGACCACCGAGCGGGGGTGGGAGTTCAAGCGGGTCGCGCGGGCCTTCGGCGTGCTGATGGAGAGGCTCGGGTACGAGGAGTACGGGGTCCAGGGCGGCGACTGGGGCGCCGCCGTCTCGCGGGAGCTGGGGCGGATCCGGCCCGGGAACGTGCGCGGGGTGCACCTGAACCTGCTCCCCGGCGGCGGTGCCACCGCCGAGCCCCGGCCGGAGGAACTGGCCCCGCTGAGCCCGGCCGAGCGGGAGCGCACGCTTGCCTCCTGGGAGCGGTACCGGGTCTGGGCGCGCGAGCGGCAGGGCTACGCCGACATCCAGGCGACCCGGCCGCAGACGCTCGCGTACGGGCTGAACGACTCGCCGGTCGGGCTGCTCGCCTGGATCGGCGAGAAGTTCGCGGAGTGGGCGGACCCGCGCTGCCCCGTGGATCGCGATCAGATGCTGACCAACGTGACGCTGTACTGGCTGACCGGGACCGCGGGCTCCGCCGCCCGCATCTACTACGAGCGTGCCCACGCCGATTACCAGGGCGCGCCGCCCGAGGTGTCGAGCACCCCGACGGCGCTCGCCGACTTCCCCCGGGACAACTTCGTGCCGCTGCGGCACATCGCCGCGCGGACCGACCGCATCGTGCGCTGGACCTCGTACGAGAAGGGCGGGCACTTCCCCGCGATGGAGGTTCCGGAGCTGCTGGTGGGTGACGTCCGGGCCTTCTTCCGGGCCTTGTGA
- a CDS encoding TetR/AcrR family transcriptional regulator has protein sequence MTDADEQWGAAVRLLWGPPVKPARGPKRGLTLEGIADAGVVLADAEGLAGVSMQGVAGRLAVTKMALYRYVPGKAELVSLMVEAAMPDPSVLDDRPVGEGWRERLAAWARELLAGFRAHPWLLEATVGARVMGPVEVGWMERALAALDGCGLTGAESIDAVVLVSGHVRGIAEQERAMAGGAAGEGPDAQLTSVLGEVMRVHGEKYPALGAAMASVAEAGGQDQALDFGLERILDGLGLLVAERAGGRA, from the coding sequence ATGACGGACGCGGACGAGCAGTGGGGCGCGGCCGTTCGGCTGCTCTGGGGGCCGCCGGTGAAGCCGGCGCGCGGGCCCAAGAGGGGGCTCACGCTGGAGGGGATCGCCGATGCGGGGGTCGTCCTCGCGGACGCCGAGGGACTGGCCGGCGTATCGATGCAGGGAGTGGCCGGGCGACTGGCCGTCACGAAGATGGCGTTGTACCGGTACGTGCCGGGCAAGGCGGAGCTGGTCTCACTGATGGTGGAAGCCGCGATGCCGGACCCCTCGGTCCTGGACGACCGTCCGGTGGGGGAGGGCTGGCGCGAGCGGCTGGCGGCGTGGGCGCGGGAGCTGCTCGCCGGATTCCGGGCGCATCCGTGGCTGTTGGAGGCGACGGTCGGGGCGCGGGTGATGGGGCCGGTCGAGGTCGGGTGGATGGAGCGGGCGCTCGCCGCGCTCGACGGGTGCGGGCTGACGGGGGCCGAGTCGATCGACGCGGTGGTGCTGGTGTCGGGGCACGTACGCGGGATCGCGGAGCAGGAGCGGGCGATGGCGGGCGGGGCCGCGGGGGAGGGGCCGGACGCGCAGCTGACGTCGGTGCTCGGGGAGGTGATGCGGGTGCACGGGGAGAAGTACCCGGCGCTCGGGGCCGCGATGGCCTCCGTGGCGGAGGCCGGGGGGCAGGACCAGGCGCTGGACTTCGGGTTGGAGCGGATCCTCGACGGGCTCGGGCTGTTGGTGGCTGAGCGGGCGGGTGGGCGGGCTTAG
- a CDS encoding ScbR family autoregulator-binding transcription factor yields MARARQERAEITRQAILDGAAIAFDRTGFHGTSLTDVVGHAGVTKGALYFHFSSKEALAQTLMDEQFQVSEGLPAIVEPGLQTAIDLTHRMACGLRSNVRIRAGIRLVIEFGSFTDPDPSPYNAWIDTCHGILVPAQERGDVLPSVDAYDAATMIVGAFTGIQLTSHVRTRREDLHARVVDLWNFLLPGIVPAERISRFDPAGSPECRSELGLSAPDSSAVTAG; encoded by the coding sequence ATGGCGAGGGCCAGGCAGGAACGAGCCGAGATCACCCGGCAGGCGATCCTCGACGGCGCGGCCATCGCCTTCGACCGGACCGGCTTCCACGGCACCAGCCTCACGGACGTGGTCGGGCACGCCGGCGTCACCAAGGGCGCCCTCTACTTCCACTTCTCATCGAAGGAAGCCCTCGCCCAGACCTTGATGGACGAGCAGTTCCAGGTCTCCGAGGGCCTGCCCGCCATCGTGGAGCCGGGTCTCCAGACCGCCATCGACCTGACCCACCGGATGGCGTGCGGGCTCCGCTCCAACGTCCGGATCCGTGCCGGGATCCGCCTGGTCATCGAGTTCGGCTCCTTCACCGACCCGGACCCGAGCCCGTACAACGCCTGGATCGACACCTGTCACGGCATCCTCGTGCCGGCCCAGGAGCGCGGCGACGTCCTGCCCTCGGTCGACGCCTACGACGCGGCGACCATGATCGTCGGTGCGTTCACCGGCATCCAGTTGACCTCGCACGTGCGCACCCGCCGCGAGGACCTGCACGCCCGGGTCGTCGACCTGTGGAACTTCCTGCTCCCGGGGATCGTGCCCGCGGAGCGCATCTCCCGCTTCGACCCGGCCGGATCGCCCGAGTGCCGGTCCGAGCTGGGGCTGTCGGCCCCGGACTCCTCTGCGGTCACGGCCGGCTGA
- a CDS encoding ParA family protein encodes MTSPSSPSDREKVVSKLPPWLRQELKIRTAQLRVDIQDAVHQGIAHWNALASSPSPVDTSGAESFSTWLPAGQWESFRTGSKDRGVSLIQGLAQAVSLWLEMNPAPTVKRPSVVRRIVVCNQKGGVGKTAITAGTGEALAEDPDTLHPVRVARQLARLSAVEDGDQTTPEAVAAAASAPPVDLEDLPGLGMRVLLVDFDPQGHLTKQLGRQPLPIGGDSLTCHMAGEAKGPLSDLIVPIPDEHFGDRLHILPACTDAFLLDVRLSTVRAREAALERALAPVEADYDVILIDCPPSLGLSMDAAIYYGRRRDAEQPGASGALIVVQAEDSSADAYDLLTSQINDLRDDLSLDIDYLGLVVNLYDGRRGYIATSSLQAWMDIKDPRVVAIVPDLKEQREAVRVKQPLFVYAPKGEQAVALRALAREIS; translated from the coding sequence ATGACTTCACCCTCGTCTCCGAGCGACCGCGAGAAGGTCGTCTCCAAACTCCCTCCGTGGCTGCGCCAGGAGCTCAAGATCCGCACCGCCCAGTTGCGGGTGGACATCCAGGACGCCGTCCACCAGGGCATCGCCCACTGGAACGCGCTCGCCTCCTCCCCCTCCCCCGTCGACACCTCCGGCGCCGAGTCCTTCTCCACCTGGCTGCCCGCCGGCCAGTGGGAGTCCTTCCGTACCGGCTCCAAGGACCGCGGCGTCTCCCTCATCCAGGGACTCGCCCAAGCCGTCTCCCTCTGGCTGGAGATGAACCCGGCCCCCACCGTGAAGCGGCCCTCGGTCGTACGGCGCATCGTGGTGTGCAACCAGAAGGGTGGTGTCGGCAAGACCGCCATCACCGCCGGCACCGGCGAAGCCCTCGCAGAGGACCCCGACACCCTCCACCCGGTCCGCGTGGCCCGCCAACTGGCCCGTCTCTCGGCCGTCGAGGACGGCGACCAGACGACCCCGGAGGCCGTCGCAGCCGCCGCGTCCGCCCCGCCGGTCGACCTCGAAGACCTGCCCGGCCTCGGCATGCGCGTCCTGCTCGTCGACTTCGACCCGCAGGGCCACCTCACGAAGCAGCTCGGCCGGCAGCCTCTGCCCATCGGCGGCGACAGCCTCACCTGCCACATGGCGGGCGAGGCCAAGGGTCCCCTCTCCGACCTGATCGTCCCCATCCCGGACGAGCACTTCGGCGACCGCCTGCACATCCTCCCGGCCTGTACGGACGCCTTCCTCCTCGACGTCCGCCTCTCCACGGTCCGCGCCCGCGAGGCCGCGCTCGAACGGGCCCTCGCCCCCGTCGAGGCCGACTACGACGTCATCCTGATCGACTGCCCGCCGAGCCTCGGCCTCAGCATGGACGCCGCCATCTACTACGGCCGCCGCCGCGACGCCGAACAGCCGGGAGCCTCCGGCGCGCTGATCGTGGTCCAGGCGGAGGACTCCTCGGCTGACGCCTACGACCTCCTCACCTCCCAGATCAACGACCTCCGCGACGACCTCAGCCTCGACATCGACTACCTCGGCCTGGTCGTCAACCTCTACGACGGCCGCCGCGGGTACATCGCAACCAGCTCCCTCCAGGCCTGGATGGACATAAAGGATCCGCGGGTCGTGGCGATCGTCCCC